One window of Candidatus Hydrogenedentota bacterium genomic DNA carries:
- a CDS encoding ammonium transporter, translating into MESGDTAWMLTATALVLFMTIPGLSLFYAGLVRVRNVLSILMQCFAITALVSVLWALYGYTLAFDTAGMEEGAYNFGSFIGGPAKLLLMPVTASAARGTIPETVFVVFQMTFAVITPALVCGAYAERMRFSAVLLFTALWVTFVYVPVCHMAWAGPGALFVNWGALDFAGGTVVHINAGVAALAACLLIGRRKGYPDAQIMPHNLGMTVAGAGMLWVGWFGFNAGSAIAANGSAGMAMLVTQLSTAMATLTWMGVEWVKHGKPSVLGAATGAVAGLVAITPASGSCGPLGALVIGFASGIICFWGATSLKRAAGYDDALDAFGVHGIGGIVGALLTGVFAAPALGGQGFDRSIASIGGQVAAQGMTVVFTLVYGGVLSAVILKVVDLAVGLRVSGEEEEMGLDLALHGEEGYHL; encoded by the coding sequence ATCGAAAGCGGGGACACGGCGTGGATGCTCACGGCCACGGCTCTCGTGCTGTTCATGACCATCCCCGGCTTGTCGCTGTTCTACGCGGGCCTCGTGCGCGTGCGCAACGTGCTCTCCATCCTGATGCAATGCTTCGCGATAACGGCGCTGGTCAGCGTGCTGTGGGCGCTGTACGGCTACACATTGGCCTTTGACACCGCGGGCATGGAGGAAGGCGCGTACAACTTCGGCAGTTTCATCGGCGGACCCGCGAAACTGCTGCTCATGCCCGTGACAGCCAGCGCGGCCAGGGGAACGATTCCCGAGACGGTCTTTGTTGTGTTCCAGATGACATTCGCGGTCATAACGCCGGCGCTCGTCTGCGGCGCCTACGCGGAACGCATGAGATTCTCCGCCGTACTGCTCTTCACGGCATTATGGGTGACCTTCGTGTATGTGCCGGTCTGCCACATGGCATGGGCGGGCCCCGGCGCGCTGTTCGTGAATTGGGGCGCGCTGGATTTCGCGGGCGGCACCGTCGTGCATATCAACGCGGGTGTTGCGGCGCTGGCCGCATGCTTGCTGATCGGCAGGCGCAAAGGTTACCCGGACGCGCAGATCATGCCGCACAATCTCGGTATGACCGTCGCGGGCGCAGGCATGCTCTGGGTCGGCTGGTTCGGTTTCAACGCGGGCAGTGCCATTGCCGCGAACGGTTCGGCCGGGATGGCCATGCTGGTGACGCAATTGAGCACCGCCATGGCCACCTTGACCTGGATGGGCGTGGAATGGGTGAAACACGGCAAGCCAAGCGTGCTCGGCGCGGCCACGGGCGCGGTGGCGGGGCTCGTGGCCATCACGCCCGCGTCCGGGTCGTGCGGCCCGCTGGGCGCCCTTGTCATCGGTTTTGCATCCGGAATTATCTGCTTCTGGGGCGCGACGAGCCTGAAACGCGCGGCGGGGTATGACGACGCGCTGGACGCGTTCGGGGTGCACGGCATCGGCGGCATTGTCGGCGCGCTGCTTACCGGCGTATTTGCCGCGCCTGCCTTGGGCGGACAGGGATTCGACAGGAGCATCGCGAGTATCGGCGGCCAGGTGGCCGCGCAGGGCATGACCGTCGTGTTCACGCTGGTATACGGGGGCGTGCTTTCGGCGGTCATACTGAAAGTTGTGGACCTTGCGGTTGGACTGCGCGTGAGCGGCGAAGAAGAAGAGATGGGCCTGGACCTGGCCCTGCACGGCGAAGAGGGATATCACCTGTGA
- the ftsH gene encoding ATP-dependent zinc metalloprotease FtsH: protein MNGFLKQVSLWIVLLIIVVLALSAFTDWQKPRKEYTEADFVAQVLDEKDTRIESVSVTEEGEKLFSVEVRFAEEMDGRRTASFTTNEFKDDWKQQLSKKGVPVKFAPQNTLWTSLLFNVVPLLLIIGLFWFFMFRQMQGGSAKAMSFGKSRARMVNQSDKTVTFADVAGVDEAKEELQEVVEFLKDPKKFTRLGGKIPRGVILVGPPGSGKTLLARAVAGEASVPFFSISGSDFVEMFVGVGASRVRDLFQQGHKHAPCIIFIDEIDAVGRQRGAGLGGGHDEREQTLNQLLVEMDGFNTNDGVILMAATNRPDVLDAALLRPGRFDRQIVVSNPDIKGRKQILEIHIRNQKVPIDDEVDTQVLARATPGFSGADLANLVNEAALLAARRGQDSVTMHDFEEAKDRVLMGPARRSLVMTPKEKLATAYHEAGHTLVGRLLPDTDPVHKVTIIPRGQALGVTSALPEEDRHSVAKPYCLATLRYAMGGRAAEEMVYGQFNSGAASDLKRSTQLAHAMVCEWGMSELGPVSFAGQSEVFLGRDFARMREFSEETAAAIDREVHRLLEEAYKDAKDIVTQHRNILDALAEALFERETLEAEEIDAIIRAHGGADLLPEKPKKEESFPAPAKPRRHKESGEAPEEVKAIPPGDIVPDTA from the coding sequence ATGAACGGTTTCCTGAAACAGGTCTCCCTCTGGATTGTCCTGCTGATCATCGTGGTGTTGGCCTTATCCGCTTTCACCGATTGGCAGAAGCCCCGAAAGGAGTATACAGAGGCCGATTTCGTCGCTCAGGTCCTGGACGAGAAGGATACTCGTATTGAGTCGGTGAGCGTGACGGAAGAAGGCGAGAAGCTGTTCAGCGTCGAGGTGCGGTTCGCGGAAGAAATGGACGGGCGCCGGACAGCCAGCTTCACCACGAACGAGTTCAAGGACGACTGGAAGCAGCAACTGAGCAAGAAGGGGGTGCCGGTCAAGTTCGCGCCGCAGAACACGCTCTGGACCAGCCTGCTCTTCAACGTCGTGCCGTTGCTGCTGATCATCGGCCTCTTCTGGTTCTTCATGTTCCGCCAGATGCAGGGCGGCAGCGCCAAGGCCATGTCCTTTGGCAAGAGCCGCGCCCGCATGGTCAACCAGAGCGACAAAACGGTAACGTTCGCGGACGTGGCAGGCGTCGATGAAGCCAAGGAAGAGCTTCAGGAAGTCGTCGAGTTTCTGAAGGACCCGAAGAAGTTCACCCGGCTCGGCGGCAAGATTCCGCGCGGCGTGATTCTGGTCGGGCCGCCGGGTTCCGGCAAAACGCTGCTGGCGCGGGCGGTCGCGGGCGAGGCGAGCGTGCCCTTCTTCAGCATCAGCGGGTCCGATTTCGTTGAAATGTTCGTCGGCGTCGGCGCGAGCCGTGTGCGCGATCTCTTCCAGCAGGGTCACAAGCACGCGCCATGCATCATTTTTATCGACGAAATCGACGCCGTCGGCCGCCAGCGCGGCGCGGGACTGGGCGGCGGTCACGACGAACGGGAACAGACACTGAATCAGCTGCTCGTCGAGATGGACGGCTTCAACACGAATGACGGCGTCATCCTGATGGCGGCGACGAACCGGCCCGACGTGCTCGACGCGGCCCTGCTGCGCCCGGGCCGTTTCGACCGGCAGATAGTCGTGAGCAACCCGGACATCAAGGGCCGCAAACAAATCCTCGAAATTCACATCCGTAATCAGAAGGTGCCCATAGACGACGAGGTCGATACGCAGGTGCTTGCGCGCGCAACGCCGGGATTCTCCGGCGCGGACCTCGCTAATCTCGTCAACGAGGCGGCCTTGCTCGCCGCGCGGCGCGGCCAGGATTCCGTAACCATGCACGATTTCGAGGAGGCAAAGGACCGTGTGCTCATGGGGCCGGCCCGGCGCAGCCTCGTCATGACTCCGAAAGAAAAGCTGGCCACCGCCTACCATGAGGCAGGCCATACGCTCGTCGGCCGGCTGCTGCCGGACACCGACCCTGTTCATAAGGTGACCATCATCCCGCGAGGGCAAGCGCTCGGCGTTACCAGCGCGTTGCCGGAAGAAGACCGGCACAGCGTCGCAAAGCCCTATTGCCTCGCGACGCTGCGCTACGCCATGGGCGGGCGCGCCGCGGAAGAAATGGTCTACGGCCAGTTCAACAGCGGCGCCGCCAGCGACCTCAAACGGTCGACGCAACTGGCGCACGCCATGGTGTGCGAATGGGGCATGAGCGAACTGGGCCCGGTTTCGTTTGCGGGCCAGAGCGAGGTGTTCCTCGGGCGCGATTTCGCGCGCATGCGCGAGTTCAGCGAAGAAACCGCCGCGGCCATCGACCGCGAGGTGCACCGGCTCCTCGAAGAGGCCTATAAAGACGCAAAGGACATCGTCACGCAGCACCGCAATATCCTGGATGCCCTCGCCGAGGCGCTCTTCGAGCGCGAAACGCTCGAGGCCGAGGAAATTGACGCGATCATCCGCGCACACGGCGGCGCGGACCTGCTTCCCGAGAAGCCGAAAAAAGAAGAATCCTTCCCCGCGCCCGCCAAACCCCGCCGCCATAAAGAGAGCGGCGAAGCACCGGAAGAAGTCAAGGCCATTCCCCCCGGCGACATCGTACCCGATACGGCGTGA
- a CDS encoding MFS transporter: MNTTHANDDAAAPLAPRSRRATGIVFVTLFIDLVSFSIVFPLFPNMLAYYRGVEGGAGLFGWFHGVLERLTALAGSPEGDWGIMVLFGGVLGALYSLLQFLCAPVLGRASDRYGRKPVLLLGVGGMVLSHVLWVFAGRFWLLLLSRVIGGMMSANIATATAVVADVTDARTRPRGMALIGMAFGLGFIIGPAIGGLTASLDLTAHWPGLVQVGVNPFSTPALIAAVLSFANWLQLALRFRESLPRDRRSVPASVRTANPLVLLRERSAPGAGGTNLTYFLFFAVFSGMEFTLTFLTVDRLGYAPRENGLMFFYVGVILALVQGSYVRVLSPRLGPRRMSAHGISLAAPGLLLIGLAAANTSALMLFAGLGLLAAGVAQTTPCLTALASLYAPHGEQGRALGVFRSVGALARAAGPLAGCLLYWSLGASL; encoded by the coding sequence ATGAACACCACGCACGCAAACGACGACGCAGCCGCTCCGCTCGCCCCGAGATCCCGCCGCGCCACCGGTATTGTCTTTGTGACGCTGTTCATCGACCTGGTCTCTTTTTCCATCGTTTTCCCTCTGTTCCCGAACATGTTGGCGTACTACCGCGGCGTCGAGGGCGGCGCCGGCCTATTCGGCTGGTTCCACGGCGTTCTCGAACGGCTTACCGCGCTGGCCGGTTCGCCCGAGGGAGACTGGGGCATCATGGTCCTCTTTGGCGGCGTGCTGGGCGCCCTGTACTCGTTGCTCCAGTTCCTGTGCGCCCCCGTGCTGGGCCGCGCCTCGGACCGCTACGGGCGCAAGCCGGTTCTTCTGCTCGGGGTGGGTGGCATGGTCCTGTCGCATGTGCTGTGGGTCTTTGCGGGCCGGTTCTGGCTGCTGCTGTTGTCTCGCGTCATCGGTGGCATGATGAGCGCCAACATCGCCACGGCCACCGCCGTTGTCGCGGACGTGACCGACGCGCGAACCCGTCCGCGCGGCATGGCGCTCATCGGCATGGCCTTCGGCCTCGGGTTCATTATCGGCCCGGCGATCGGCGGGCTCACGGCGTCACTGGACCTGACGGCGCACTGGCCGGGTCTTGTCCAGGTGGGCGTCAACCCCTTCTCCACTCCAGCGCTTATTGCCGCGGTTCTATCGTTTGCCAACTGGCTGCAATTGGCGCTCCGTTTCCGCGAATCGCTGCCCCGGGACCGGCGGTCCGTTCCCGCTTCGGTGCGCACGGCGAATCCCCTGGTGTTGCTGCGCGAGCGAAGCGCGCCCGGCGCCGGCGGCACGAATCTGACCTACTTCCTCTTCTTCGCCGTCTTCTCCGGCATGGAGTTTACCTTGACTTTTCTCACCGTGGACCGGCTGGGTTACGCGCCCCGCGAGAACGGCCTCATGTTCTTTTATGTGGGCGTGATTCTTGCCCTCGTGCAGGGGAGCTATGTACGGGTCCTGTCGCCGCGGCTGGGCCCCAGGCGCATGAGCGCCCACGGCATTTCCCTGGCCGCGCCGGGCCTGCTGCTCATCGGACTTGCGGCGGCCAACACGAGCGCCCTCATGCTGTTCGCCGGACTCGGGCTGCTGGCCGCGGGCGTGGCGCAGACCACCCCGTGCCTGACCGCGCTGGCCAGCCTGTATGCGCCGCATGGCGAACAAGGCCGCGCATTGGGCGTCTTCCGGTCCGTGGGCGCCCTGGCCCGCGCCGCCGGGCCGCTTGCCGGTTGCCTGTTATATTGGAGCCTGGGCGCCAGCCTG
- a CDS encoding P-II family nitrogen regulator, translated as MKKVEAVIKPFKLEEVKEALASVGVQGLTVTEVKGFGRQKGHKELYRGAEYVVEFLPKVKLEIVVSDDRLESVVKAIVKAASTGRIGDGKIFVSPIEDAIRIRTGETGDIVLS; from the coding sequence GTGAAGAAGGTAGAAGCTGTCATAAAGCCTTTTAAACTTGAGGAGGTTAAGGAGGCTCTCGCGTCAGTGGGCGTGCAGGGCTTGACCGTCACGGAGGTAAAAGGGTTTGGCCGCCAGAAGGGCCACAAGGAGCTTTATCGCGGGGCGGAATACGTCGTCGAATTCCTGCCCAAGGTGAAGCTCGAGATTGTCGTGTCCGACGACCGTCTCGAAAGCGTGGTCAAGGCGATTGTGAAAGCCGCCTCGACCGGGCGCATCGGCGACGGGAAAATATTCGTTTCCCCGATTGAGGACGCGATCCGCATCCGCACGGGCGAGACGGGCGACATAGTGCTGAGCTAA